In one window of Erinaceus europaeus chromosome 17, mEriEur2.1, whole genome shotgun sequence DNA:
- the LOC103117675 gene encoding olfactory receptor 5P76-like codes for MDFLVDRNHTAVTEFILLGLTDDSFLQITLFILILCMYLVTISGNVSTIALIRISSQLHYPMYFFLSHLAFADICYSSCVTPNMLVHLLVEKKAISYLGCGIQLGSSAFLGTLECFLLAVMAYDRFVAICSPLLYSTKMSAQVCAQLLVVAYTGSFLNAFGHAAFYFTFLFCGPNRVNHSKDTL; via the coding sequence ATGGATTTCCTGGTGGATAGGAACCACACTGCAGTGACAGAGTTCATTTTATTGGGCTTAACCGATGACTCTTTTCTTCAAATCACCCTCTTCATCCTCATCCTTTGTATGTACCTGGTGACCATATCTGGCAATGTCAGCACAATCGCTCTGATCAGAATCTCCTCTCAGCTCCATTATCCTATGTACTTTTTCTTAAGTCACTTGGCTTTTGCTGACATATGCTATTCCTCTTGTGTCACCCCCAACATGCTTGTACATTTGCTGGTGGAGAAAAAGGCAATCTCCTATCTTGGGTGTGGCATCCAGCTGGGTTCAAGTGCTTTCTTGGGGACCCTTGAGTGCTTCCTTCTGGCTGTCATGGCGTATGACCGCTTTGTGGCAATCTGCAGCCCACTGCTTTACTCCACCAAGATGTCTGCACAAGTCTGTGCTCAGTTACTGGTAGTGGCTTATACAGGTAGTTTTCTCAATGCTTTTGGGCATGCTGCTTTCTATTTCACTTTTCTCTTCTGTGGACCCAATCGAGTGAATCATTCAAAAGATACCTTATAG